The following is a genomic window from Bordetella petrii.
CCTGCGGCCTGGCGACCGCGTGGCCTACGCCACCGGTCCCCTGGGCGCCTACGCCCAGGCCCGCAACCTGCCAGCCAGCCACATCATCAAGCTGCCGCCCGACATCGGTTTCGACACCGCCATGGCCATTCTGTATAAAGGTCTGACAGTGCAATACCTGTTCCGCCAGGTCTATCGCCCGCAGGCCGGCGAAATCGTGCTGTTTCATGCCGCGGCCAGCGGCGTTGGCCTGATCGCCTGCCAATGGGCGCGCCTGCTCGGCGTGCGGCTGATCGGCACTGTCAGCGACAGCGCACGCGGCGCCCTGGCGCGCGAGCATGGCGCCTGGCGCACCATCGACACCCGTCATGAAGACGTGGCGGCGCGCGTCATGGCGCTTACCGATGGCGCCGGCGTGGCGGCGGTATACGACGGCGTGGGCCGCGACACCTGGCTGGATTCGCTCGCCAGCCTGCGTCCGCGCGGCCTGCTGATCAACTTCGGCGACGCCTCGGGCCCTGTCGCCGGCGTGGCGCTGTCGGCGCTGCAGAAAAAATCGCTGTACCTGACCGTCACCAGCCTGGCCGCCTACATGAATACGCCGGCCCGCCTGCTGGCGGCGGCTTCCGAATTGTTCAGGCACGTGCGCGCCAAGGCGCTGCACGCACACATTCCACGCCACTACCCGCTGGCGCAGGCAGCCCGCGCCCACGCCGCGCTGGAAAAGCGCAGCATCGCCGCCGCCGTCCTCATACCCAGCTAACCCCACGGATCCGGAGAGCACTCCATGTCGAACGCCGTACGCATTACCGCCCTGCACACCCGGCTTGCCAGGATTCCCCTGCCGCGCCCGCT
Proteins encoded in this region:
- a CDS encoding quinone oxidoreductase family protein, with product MPAPWPEARAVNQAVILDTHGGPEVLRVTDRPLPAPAAGEVTVAHRAVGVNCIDLYYRGGRYPHPLPHGLGFEGAGVVEAVGSGVAGLRPGDRVAYATGPLGAYAQARNLPASHIIKLPPDIGFDTAMAILYKGLTVQYLFRQVYRPQAGEIVLFHAAASGVGLIACQWARLLGVRLIGTVSDSARGALAREHGAWRTIDTRHEDVAARVMALTDGAGVAAVYDGVGRDTWLDSLASLRPRGLLINFGDASGPVAGVALSALQKKSLYLTVTSLAAYMNTPARLLAAASELFRHVRAKALHAHIPRHYPLAQAARAHAALEKRSIAAAVLIPS